Proteins encoded in a region of the Pseudomonas viciae genome:
- a CDS encoding LacI family DNA-binding transcriptional regulator: MSNIREVARLAGVSVATVSRTLKSPERVLPQTRDKVNAAVEQAGYRPNLMAVQFRSRRTGNLVILVPAIANTFFARVISGAQQAAQAAGYRLLLCDTQGREEIEEEFAALVYAHQADGVIQLRASDPFESLPPGAEPLPLVNACEVVKNAPYPTISLDNRAAAQAMTEHLIGLGHRRIGIIKGPRSSPLTLDRVAGYQDALRQAGIAADPSLICHGDFTLKAGYEGAGAMLALADRPSALFCENDEMAIGALTRIKQMGLRVPEDISLVGFDDIPFAAYCDPPLTTISQPAEIFGQKAVEMLIALIEKKPIAERHVLLPFELTVRGSTAAQNDSP, from the coding sequence CCGGCTGGCCGGTGTGTCGGTGGCCACGGTTTCCAGAACGCTGAAATCCCCCGAGCGGGTACTTCCCCAGACGCGGGACAAGGTTAATGCGGCGGTGGAACAGGCTGGCTATCGGCCAAACCTGATGGCGGTGCAGTTTCGCTCCCGCCGCACCGGCAACCTGGTGATCCTGGTGCCGGCCATCGCCAACACGTTTTTCGCCCGGGTCATCAGCGGCGCCCAACAGGCAGCGCAGGCGGCGGGCTATCGATTGTTGCTGTGCGACACCCAGGGCCGGGAAGAAATCGAAGAGGAATTTGCCGCGCTGGTCTATGCGCACCAGGCCGACGGGGTGATCCAGTTGCGCGCCAGCGATCCTTTCGAGTCCTTGCCCCCCGGCGCCGAGCCCCTGCCGCTGGTGAACGCCTGCGAAGTGGTCAAGAACGCCCCCTACCCAACCATCAGCCTCGACAACCGAGCCGCCGCCCAGGCCATGACCGAACACCTGATCGGTCTCGGCCACCGGCGCATCGGCATCATTAAAGGGCCTCGAAGCAGCCCCCTGACCCTGGACCGCGTCGCCGGTTACCAGGATGCCCTGCGCCAGGCCGGCATCGCCGCCGACCCCAGCCTGATCTGTCACGGCGACTTCACCTTGAAGGCCGGTTACGAGGGCGCCGGCGCGATGTTGGCGCTGGCCGACCGCCCCAGTGCGCTGTTCTGTGAAAACGACGAAATGGCCATCGGTGCGCTCACCCGCATCAAGCAAATGGGCCTGCGGGTGCCCGAGGATATTTCCCTGGTGGGGTTTGACGACATCCCGTTCGCTGCGTATTGCGACCCGCCCCTGACCACCATTTCGCAACCTGCCGAAATCTTTGGCCAGAAAGCGGTAGAGATGCTGATCGCCCTGATCGAGAAGAAGCCGATTGCCGAACGCCACGTGTTGCTGCCGTTTGAGTTGACGGTGCGCGGTAGCACGGCAGCGCAGAACGATAGTCCATAA
- a CDS encoding TAXI family TRAP transporter solute-binding subunit: MRVNKRFTLLAAAAALVVTTTAQAAPVYINILTGGTSGVYYPIGVGLSQIYSSGIKDSKTSVQATKASVENLNLLQAGRGELALALGDSVADAKNGVEDAGFKAPLTKLRAIAGAYPNYIQIVASQESGIKTLADLKGKTVSVGAAKSGTELNARAIFKAAGLTYQDMKVQYLPFAESVDLIKNRQLDATLQSSGLGMAAIRDLASTMALNYVSVPTDVVEKIGNPAYQSAMIPANTYDGQTEAVPTVAITNILVTREDVPDEVAYQMTKLLFENLNRLGTSHSAAKDITLKNAAKNLPIALHPGAERYYKEVGAL, translated from the coding sequence ATGCGAGTCAACAAGCGCTTCACCCTCCTGGCCGCCGCGGCAGCTTTGGTGGTCACGACCACCGCCCAGGCAGCCCCGGTGTACATCAATATCCTGACGGGGGGCACCAGCGGGGTTTATTACCCGATAGGCGTCGGGCTGTCGCAGATCTATAGCAGTGGCATCAAGGACTCCAAGACCTCGGTGCAAGCCACCAAGGCCTCGGTGGAAAACCTGAACCTGCTACAGGCCGGGCGCGGGGAACTGGCGCTGGCCCTGGGCGACTCGGTGGCGGATGCCAAAAATGGTGTGGAGGATGCCGGGTTCAAGGCACCATTGACCAAGCTGCGCGCCATCGCCGGCGCCTACCCCAATTACATCCAGATCGTCGCCAGCCAGGAATCCGGGATCAAGACATTGGCCGATCTCAAGGGCAAGACCGTTTCCGTCGGTGCGGCGAAATCCGGCACCGAGCTCAACGCCCGGGCGATCTTCAAGGCTGCGGGGCTGACCTATCAGGACATGAAGGTCCAGTACCTGCCGTTCGCCGAGTCGGTGGACCTGATCAAGAACCGCCAACTGGATGCCACGCTGCAGTCCTCCGGCCTGGGGATGGCGGCCATTCGTGACCTGGCCTCGACCATGGCGTTGAACTATGTGTCGGTGCCCACCGACGTCGTCGAGAAAATCGGCAACCCGGCCTACCAAAGCGCGATGATTCCGGCCAACACCTACGACGGCCAAACCGAGGCCGTACCGACCGTGGCCATTACCAACATTCTGGTGACCCGCGAGGATGTCCCGGATGAGGTGGCCTACCAGATGACCAAGCTGCTGTTCGAGAACCTCAATCGCCTGGGCACCTCCCATTCGGCGGCCAAGGACATCACCCTGAAAAACGCCGCGAAAAACCTGCCAATCGCGCTCCACCCCGGTGCCGAGCGCTACTACAAGGAAGTGGGCGCGCTGTAG
- a CDS encoding TRAP transporter permease, with protein sequence MSEDQHGIATDPRDWPKTLFYVALLFSVFQIVTAAFSPVSSIVLRAVHVGFLLWVVFLSYPAYGKQRPWQPLAWVLSLAGVATAVYQWVFEADLIQRSGDLTTADMVIGVVLIVLVFEAARRVMGIALPIICALFLAYGLFGEYLPGDLAHRGYGVDQIINQLSFGTEGLYGTPTYVSATYIFLFILFGAFLEKAGMIKLFTDFAMGLFGHKLGGPAKVAVVSSALMGTITGSGIANVVTTGQFTIPLMKRFGYRAAFAGGVEATSSMGSQIMPPVMGAVAFIMAETINVPFVEIAKAALIPACLYFGSVFWMVHLEAKRSDLKGLPKDQCPSAWGAVKESWYLLIPLGVLVYLLFSGRTPLFSGMVGLALTAIVILGSAIILKVSNYALRCAFWVALGLLCVGFFRLGIGVVFAVIGVLVVVCWFMKGTRETLIICLHALVDGARHAVPVGIACTLVGSIIAVVSLTGVASTFAGYILAIGRDNLLLSLILTMLTCLVLGMGIPTIPNYIITSSIAAPALLELGVPLIVSHMFVFYFGILADLTPPVALACFAAAPIARESGLKISFWAVRIALAGFVIPFMTVYNPALMLQGDNLWMTAYMLIKTLLAVGLWGMASTGYLQQKMPLWERLMCFAAGALLVVALPLTDEIGFVLGALLIFQHVWRARRSGRALA encoded by the coding sequence ATGAGTGAAGACCAGCACGGCATCGCCACGGACCCGCGGGACTGGCCCAAGACACTGTTCTACGTGGCCTTGCTGTTTTCCGTGTTTCAAATTGTCACCGCCGCGTTTTCCCCGGTCTCCAGCATCGTGCTGCGGGCGGTGCATGTCGGCTTCCTGCTGTGGGTGGTGTTCCTCAGCTACCCGGCCTATGGCAAGCAACGTCCCTGGCAACCCCTGGCCTGGGTCCTGAGCCTGGCGGGCGTGGCGACGGCCGTCTATCAATGGGTGTTCGAGGCCGACCTGATCCAACGTTCTGGCGACCTGACCACCGCCGACATGGTGATAGGCGTTGTGCTGATTGTGCTGGTGTTCGAAGCGGCACGGCGGGTGATGGGCATCGCGCTGCCGATCATTTGCGCCCTGTTCCTGGCGTATGGCCTGTTTGGCGAATATCTGCCGGGGGATTTAGCCCATCGCGGCTATGGCGTCGATCAAATCATCAACCAACTGTCGTTCGGTACCGAGGGTTTGTACGGCACGCCGACCTATGTGTCGGCCACTTATATCTTCCTGTTCATCCTGTTCGGCGCGTTCCTGGAAAAGGCCGGCATGATCAAGCTGTTCACCGATTTCGCCATGGGCCTGTTCGGCCACAAACTGGGCGGGCCGGCGAAAGTAGCCGTGGTCTCATCGGCGCTGATGGGCACCATCACCGGCTCGGGCATCGCCAACGTGGTCACCACCGGGCAATTCACCATCCCGCTGATGAAACGCTTCGGCTACAGGGCCGCGTTTGCCGGTGGCGTGGAAGCGACGTCCAGCATGGGCAGCCAGATCATGCCACCGGTGATGGGCGCGGTGGCCTTCATCATGGCCGAAACCATCAATGTACCGTTCGTGGAAATTGCCAAGGCGGCGTTGATACCGGCGTGCCTGTACTTCGGTTCGGTGTTCTGGATGGTTCACCTGGAAGCCAAACGTTCCGACCTCAAGGGCCTGCCCAAGGACCAGTGCCCCAGCGCCTGGGGCGCGGTCAAGGAAAGCTGGTACCTGCTGATCCCGCTTGGGGTGTTGGTCTACCTGCTGTTTTCCGGACGCACACCGCTGTTTTCCGGCATGGTGGGCCTGGCGTTGACGGCCATCGTGATTCTCGGCTCGGCGATTATTCTCAAGGTCTCGAACTACGCCTTGCGCTGTGCTTTCTGGGTCGCGCTGGGCTTGCTTTGCGTCGGTTTTTTCCGGTTGGGCATCGGTGTCGTTTTTGCGGTGATCGGCGTGCTGGTGGTGGTCTGCTGGTTCATGAAAGGCACGCGCGAAACCCTCATCATCTGCCTGCACGCCCTGGTGGACGGTGCGCGTCACGCCGTTCCCGTGGGGATCGCCTGTACGCTGGTGGGCAGCATCATCGCAGTGGTCTCGCTGACTGGCGTAGCCTCCACCTTTGCCGGTTACATCCTGGCAATCGGCAGGGACAACCTGCTGCTGTCGCTGATCCTCACCATGCTCACCTGCCTGGTGTTGGGCATGGGCATCCCGACCATTCCCAACTACATCATCACCAGCTCGATTGCCGCGCCCGCCTTGCTGGAACTCGGCGTGCCATTAATCGTGTCGCACATGTTCGTGTTCTATTTCGGCATCCTCGCCGACCTGACGCCACCGGTGGCGCTGGCCTGTTTCGCCGCTGCGCCCATCGCAAGGGAGAGTGGCCTGAAGATCAGCTTCTGGGCGGTGCGCATCGCCCTCGCCGGCTTTGTCATTCCATTCATGACCGTCTATAACCCGGCATTGATGCTGCAGGGCGACAACTTATGGATGACGGCGTACATGCTGATCAAGACGTTGCTGGCCGTCGGCCTCTGGGGCATGGCATCCACCGGCTATCTGCAACAGAAAATGCCGCTCTGGGAACGCCTGATGTGTTTTGCCGCCGGCGCCTTGTTGGTGGTGGCCCTGCCGCTGACCGATGAGATTGGCTTCGTACTGGGCGCACTGCTGATCTTCCAGCATGTGTGGCGCGCGCGGCGCAGCGGGCGGGCCTTGGCGTGA
- a CDS encoding DUF1850 domain-containing protein, whose amino-acid sequence MIGLCLGLSGVVWAQLPIADFTLAWNHTIEKVRWEEDYRVTQQGLVLGEARVKGNGAGMEIPEDARLENGSWHYRRQLPPLQPLKLARTPQAGDYQLCFDGRCRSMSQWLGPPAAGQPTVELWSCE is encoded by the coding sequence GTGATCGGTTTGTGCCTGGGCCTGTCCGGTGTGGTCTGGGCCCAGCTTCCAATTGCCGATTTCACGCTGGCGTGGAACCACACCATCGAGAAGGTCCGCTGGGAAGAAGACTACCGCGTCACCCAACAGGGCCTGGTCCTGGGTGAGGCCAGGGTCAAAGGCAACGGCGCTGGCATGGAGATTCCCGAAGACGCCCGGCTGGAAAACGGCAGTTGGCACTATCGGCGCCAACTGCCGCCCCTGCAACCACTGAAACTGGCACGCACGCCGCAGGCCGGCGACTATCAATTGTGCTTCGATGGCCGTTGCCGGTCGATGAGCCAATGGTTGGGGCCACCTGCGGCGGGTCAGCCGACCGTGGAACTGTGGAGTTGCGAATAA
- a CDS encoding SMP-30/gluconolactonase/LRE family protein: protein MDASQSATAADQGRRIFLKKSLVVSAAAATLGNLPGLAQAEPLSQRYPDPLINILDPSFMDLRIFNASVEKLATGLRWAEGPVWVGDGRYLLVSDIPNNRIVRWDEITGGLSVYRENSNFSNGMCRDRQGRLLVCEGSTTSSEGRRITRTEHNGTITVLADSFEGKPLNSPNDIVCKRDGSVWFTDPPFQTGNNYEGHKVTPAQPHAVYRIDGETGKLSRVIDDLAGPNGLCFSPDEKILYVVEGRAKPNRLIWAISVKDDGTLGERRKHIEGLDYAAIDGLKCDESGNLWCGWGGNGDPKADLEKLDGVRVFNPEGKAIGHISLPERCPNVCFGGREGNRLFMAGSHSLYSLFVNTRGATFA, encoded by the coding sequence ATGGATGCTTCGCAATCTGCAACCGCCGCCGATCAGGGCCGCCGGATATTCCTGAAAAAATCCCTGGTGGTCTCGGCCGCCGCCGCCACCCTTGGCAACCTGCCAGGGCTGGCCCAGGCCGAGCCCTTGAGCCAGCGTTACCCTGACCCACTGATCAATATCCTTGACCCCAGTTTCATGGACTTGCGCATCTTCAACGCCAGTGTGGAAAAACTCGCCACTGGCCTGCGCTGGGCGGAAGGGCCGGTGTGGGTCGGCGACGGTCGTTACCTGCTGGTCAGCGACATTCCCAACAACCGCATCGTGCGCTGGGATGAAATCACTGGTGGCCTGTCGGTTTATCGGGAGAACTCCAACTTCTCCAACGGCATGTGCCGCGATCGCCAGGGGCGGTTGCTGGTGTGCGAAGGTTCCACCACCTCGAGCGAAGGCCGGCGCATCACCCGCACCGAGCACAACGGCACGATCACCGTGCTGGCGGACAGTTTCGAAGGCAAGCCGCTTAACTCTCCCAACGACATCGTGTGCAAACGCGACGGTTCGGTCTGGTTCACCGACCCACCGTTCCAGACCGGCAACAATTACGAAGGACACAAAGTCACGCCGGCCCAACCCCACGCGGTGTACCGCATCGACGGCGAAACCGGCAAACTCAGCCGGGTGATCGACGACCTGGCGGGGCCCAATGGCCTGTGTTTTTCCCCAGACGAGAAAATCCTCTACGTGGTCGAAGGCCGAGCCAAGCCCAATCGCTTGATCTGGGCGATCAGTGTCAAGGACGATGGCACGCTGGGTGAGCGGCGCAAGCACATCGAAGGCTTGGATTACGCCGCCATCGACGGGCTCAAGTGTGATGAGAGCGGCAACCTCTGGTGCGGTTGGGGCGGCAACGGCGACCCCAAGGCCGACCTGGAAAAACTCGACGGCGTGCGGGTGTTCAACCCCGAAGGCAAGGCCATTGGGCACATCTCCCTGCCGGAGCGCTGCCCCAATGTGTGCTTTGGTGGCCGGGAAGGTAATCGGTTATTCATGGCCGGCAGCCACTCGTTGTATTCGCTGTTTGTGAATACCCGAGGGGCGACGTTTGCCTGA
- a CDS encoding sensor histidine kinase: MRLADFILDNIEPILQAWEDFAKTITPASIGMDSVALRDHAEQMLRTIAADLRTKQTRKEQIAKSHGDAPTADAETAAETHAVIRQSSGFTVEQMVSEYRALRTSVLMLWMPHTQLDQKQVMADLIRFNEAVDQALAESVVSYSGAVDASRNIFLGILGHDLRSPLGAILLSSEVLLRAGDLPAKATKISSRIYTSVKRANKIVGDLLDFTRTQLGSGIPVQRFNGDLVAACEGMVEEARAYHPENRILFETTGPLEGLFDQARMEQVFSNLIGNAVQHGTEGTPIVVSLSAEDDMAVIAINNQGKPIESDAIASIFNPMIRHLRSGEVQYGSTAGLGLGLYIASAIVSAHKGTIEVHSKARAGTTFTVRIPLHPH, translated from the coding sequence ATGCGTCTGGCTGATTTCATTCTCGACAATATCGAGCCAATCCTTCAGGCGTGGGAAGATTTCGCCAAAACCATCACTCCCGCGTCCATTGGCATGGATTCCGTTGCCCTGCGCGACCATGCCGAGCAGATGCTGCGCACCATCGCCGCAGATCTGCGCACCAAGCAGACGCGCAAGGAGCAGATTGCCAAGTCCCACGGCGATGCCCCGACGGCGGATGCCGAAACCGCCGCCGAAACCCATGCGGTCATTCGTCAGTCTTCAGGTTTTACCGTGGAGCAGATGGTCTCGGAGTACCGGGCGTTGCGCACCAGTGTGCTGATGCTCTGGATGCCCCACACCCAGCTGGATCAAAAGCAGGTCATGGCCGATCTGATTCGATTCAACGAGGCGGTGGACCAGGCCTTGGCGGAATCGGTGGTCAGTTACTCGGGCGCGGTCGATGCATCGCGCAACATCTTTCTCGGGATCCTGGGGCATGACCTGCGTAGCCCCTTGGGCGCGATCCTGCTGAGTTCCGAGGTGCTGCTGCGAGCCGGAGACCTGCCCGCCAAAGCCACCAAGATTTCGTCGCGCATCTACACCAGCGTCAAGCGAGCCAACAAAATTGTCGGCGACCTGCTGGATTTCACCCGTACCCAACTGGGCTCGGGCATTCCGGTGCAGCGTTTCAACGGTGACCTGGTGGCGGCTTGCGAAGGCATGGTGGAGGAGGCGCGGGCCTATCATCCGGAAAACAGAATCCTCTTTGAAACAACCGGTCCCCTGGAAGGACTGTTTGACCAGGCTCGCATGGAGCAGGTGTTCTCCAACCTGATCGGGAATGCCGTCCAGCATGGCACCGAGGGCACGCCGATTGTTGTTTCGTTGAGCGCTGAAGACGATATGGCGGTGATCGCGATCAACAACCAGGGCAAGCCTATCGAAAGCGACGCGATCGCCAGCATCTTCAACCCGATGATCCGGCATTTGCGCAGCGGTGAAGTACAGTACGGTTCTACGGCCGGGCTGGGGCTTGGCCTGTATATCGCCTCGGCGATTGTCTCGGCCCATAAGGGCACCATCGAAGTTCACTCGAAGGCGCGGGCGGGCACTACGTTCACCGTTCGTATCCCGTTGCACCCCCACTGA
- a CDS encoding EamA family transporter codes for MTRPSAAPDTPTPFPRHLAVLILLCMGCAFAGNHVAARAAFDDGAGVLLAILLRSGGTLLVLAAMVLWQRQSLRLPPGAWRWQLTLGLLIGAQSLCLYSAVARVPVALALLVGNVFPILLALLTWALGGPRPTARTAALMGMILVGLVFVLEVPARLASEQSVGPQWLLGVGLAFCAACVFAGALWITDHKLSQVRGSVRSLLTIFIVFSSVNLAGLTGALPGGFDLPASSTGWLALATLVVLYGTGFIVLFISVPRLDMPRNAPVMNIEPLATLLIGWLVLDQMLNPGQVLGGVIVVTGIVLLTYRKVERVKVPVAEAVGRT; via the coding sequence ATGACTCGCCCCAGCGCTGCACCTGACACCCCCACGCCCTTCCCCCGCCACCTCGCGGTGCTCATTCTGCTGTGCATGGGGTGTGCTTTTGCTGGCAACCATGTCGCCGCGCGGGCGGCGTTCGATGATGGTGCCGGTGTGTTGCTGGCGATCCTGCTGCGTTCGGGCGGGACCCTGCTGGTGTTGGCCGCCATGGTGTTGTGGCAGCGCCAGAGCCTGCGCTTGCCGCCGGGGGCGTGGCGTTGGCAACTGACCCTGGGGCTGTTGATCGGCGCCCAAAGCCTGTGCCTGTACTCCGCCGTGGCGCGGGTGCCGGTAGCGTTGGCGCTGTTGGTGGGCAACGTCTTTCCGATTTTGCTGGCGTTGCTGACTTGGGCGCTGGGCGGGCCACGACCGACCGCACGCACCGCCGCGTTGATGGGGATGATTCTGGTGGGGCTGGTGTTCGTGCTGGAGGTGCCCGCCCGGTTAGCGTCGGAACAGAGCGTCGGCCCGCAATGGCTGCTCGGGGTTGGCCTGGCTTTCTGCGCCGCCTGCGTGTTCGCTGGCGCGCTGTGGATCACCGACCACAAGTTGTCCCAGGTGCGAGGTTCGGTGCGCAGCCTGCTGACCATTTTCATCGTCTTCAGCAGCGTCAACCTTGCCGGCCTGACCGGCGCCCTCCCCGGCGGCTTCGACCTGCCGGCCAGCAGCACCGGCTGGTTGGCCCTGGCGACCCTGGTGGTGCTCTATGGCACCGGGTTTATCGTGCTGTTCATTTCCGTGCCTCGCCTGGACATGCCCCGCAACGCCCCGGTGATGAACATCGAACCGCTGGCAACGTTGCTGATCGGCTGGCTGGTGCTGGACCAGATGCTCAACCCGGGCCAGGTACTTGGCGGGGTAATCGTGGTCACCGGCATTGTGCTGCTGACTTATCGCAAGGTTGAGCGGGTCAAGGTGCCCGTGGCCGAGGCAGTTGGACGCACCTGA
- a CDS encoding CAP domain-containing protein has protein sequence MRHTVRSCRFASLCLLTLLPLITNPAHARGEGQLVQAINDYRSQSHRCDWRTLRPSQPLVLRSSLALPIGFRAGLRETLKDAGYQAQTVRSIRLTDARDAEEAFEMLADEHCAALLDNQYTDIGVNRVGDEWRVVLAQPMGGSRVDNVASADKTLLAQVNAARARSRMCGRQRFAAARPLSWNAALGTAAQGHSRAMARGNYFAHQDPDGRSVADRAKGAGFRGRKLGENIAAGQGSPSKAMQDWLASPGHCANLMNPMFTQVGAAYATDSRSDAGVYWTMVFGAP, from the coding sequence ATGCGCCACACTGTTCGCTCTTGCCGTTTCGCTTCGCTTTGCCTCCTCACCCTACTGCCCTTAATTACCAACCCCGCCCATGCCCGAGGCGAAGGGCAACTGGTGCAAGCGATCAACGACTACCGCAGCCAATCCCACCGTTGTGACTGGCGGACATTGCGCCCTTCGCAGCCATTGGTGCTGCGTTCGAGCCTGGCCTTGCCGATTGGCTTTCGCGCAGGGTTGCGGGAAACCTTGAAGGACGCAGGCTATCAGGCCCAGACAGTGCGCAGCATCCGCCTGACTGACGCGCGGGACGCCGAAGAAGCTTTCGAGATGCTGGCGGACGAGCACTGCGCGGCGCTGCTGGACAACCAGTACACCGACATCGGCGTCAACCGGGTCGGTGATGAATGGCGAGTGGTACTGGCCCAGCCCATGGGCGGTAGCCGGGTAGACAACGTTGCTTCCGCGGACAAGACGCTGCTGGCCCAGGTCAACGCCGCGCGAGCCAGATCCAGGATGTGTGGTCGCCAACGTTTCGCCGCCGCCCGGCCGTTGAGCTGGAACGCCGCCCTCGGCACAGCCGCCCAGGGGCACAGCCGGGCGATGGCCCGCGGCAACTATTTCGCCCACCAGGACCCTGACGGCCGCTCCGTGGCCGACCGAGCCAAAGGCGCGGGTTTCCGTGGGCGCAAGCTCGGCGAAAACATCGCCGCCGGACAAGGCTCGCCAAGCAAGGCCATGCAAGACTGGTTGGCCAGCCCCGGACATTGCGCCAACCTGATGAACCCGATGTTCACCCAGGTGGGCGCGGCGTACGCCACCGACTCGCGCAGCGATGCGGGGGTTTATTGGACCATGGTGTTTGGGGCGCCTTGA
- a CDS encoding cysteine hydrolase family protein, whose protein sequence is MNTALLIIDIQNALCSGEEECFESQRLIRTINALSARARAVGLSVILIQHEELEGSLTYGSVAWQLADGLLTAADDLRVRKTTPDAFYQTDLLSLLQARGIDRLVICGLQTDYCINATVRQAHALGYEVVLAADAHSTVANGSMAAEQIIANHNNRLGRLSSAVSRIDVVPAQEIRL, encoded by the coding sequence ATGAACACTGCATTGCTGATCATCGATATCCAGAACGCACTGTGCAGCGGTGAAGAAGAATGTTTTGAGAGCCAGCGCCTCATCCGGACCATCAACGCCCTCAGCGCCAGGGCCCGGGCTGTTGGTTTGTCGGTGATCTTGATCCAGCACGAAGAGCTGGAAGGCTCGCTGACGTATGGTTCTGTCGCCTGGCAATTGGCCGATGGCCTGTTGACCGCTGCCGATGACCTGCGGGTGCGCAAGACCACGCCCGACGCTTTCTACCAGACCGATCTGCTCTCGCTGCTGCAAGCCCGAGGCATCGACCGCCTGGTGATCTGCGGGCTACAGACCGACTATTGCATCAACGCCACCGTGCGCCAGGCCCATGCCCTGGGGTACGAGGTGGTCCTGGCTGCCGACGCCCACTCTACGGTGGCCAACGGTAGCATGGCGGCCGAACAGATCATCGCCAACCACAACAACAGGCTGGGGCGCTTGAGCAGTGCGGTGTCGCGGATCGATGTGGTGCCGGCGCAGGAGATTCGTCTCTGA
- a CDS encoding GNAT family N-acetyltransferase, with the protein MTLRIERTDTPTDEERQAILAPLRAYNTAKTGGTVPELVAWLVRDEHSNEIVGGLYGRVFFRWFYIELLVVPEQARGQGTGSTLMQMAEDLAREKNCVGIWLDTFDFQAPAFYKKHGFTEIGQIDDYPPGHQHFFLQKRLNPAD; encoded by the coding sequence ATGACGCTACGAATCGAACGCACGGACACCCCTACCGACGAAGAACGCCAAGCCATCCTCGCGCCGCTACGCGCCTATAACACGGCCAAGACCGGCGGGACAGTGCCGGAACTGGTCGCCTGGCTGGTACGGGACGAACACAGCAACGAAATCGTTGGTGGGCTGTACGGACGGGTGTTTTTCCGCTGGTTCTATATCGAGCTGCTGGTCGTGCCGGAACAGGCTCGCGGCCAAGGCACGGGCTCGACCTTGATGCAGATGGCCGAAGACCTGGCCAGGGAGAAAAACTGCGTGGGCATCTGGCTCGACACCTTCGACTTCCAGGCCCCAGCGTTCTACAAAAAACACGGTTTCACGGAAATCGGCCAGATCGACGACTACCCGCCAGGGCACCAGCACTTCTTCCTCCAGAAGCGCCTGAACCCTGCTGACTGA
- a CDS encoding DUF6388 family protein, with protein sequence MAATEQQHERALENFLDERPELRVELDHLNPLLAQAKGETAAQYRAERLHEAFEAEAERLGLFAWELTLQLTAASPQDYQAQRLEVHREVAEMAGMEWAEYCELHGLKQ encoded by the coding sequence ATGGCGGCAACCGAACAGCAACACGAACGGGCCCTGGAAAATTTTCTCGATGAGCGCCCCGAGCTGCGCGTCGAGTTGGACCACCTCAACCCGCTGCTGGCCCAGGCCAAGGGCGAGACCGCCGCGCAGTACCGCGCTGAGCGGTTGCATGAAGCATTCGAAGCCGAGGCCGAGCGCCTGGGCCTGTTCGCCTGGGAACTGACCCTGCAACTGACCGCGGCTTCGCCCCAGGACTACCAGGCCCAACGCCTGGAGGTGCACAGGGAAGTGGCGGAGATGGCGGGGATGGAGTGGGCGGAGTATTGCGAGCTGCATGGCCTCAAGCAGTAG
- the tusD gene encoding sulfurtransferase complex subunit TusD — MKFAIALFSAAHAPSSRRALLFAQAALAGGHEIVRLFFYQDGVYNAAGSVVTPQDEQDLPKQWRAFVSDNQLDGVVCIAAALRRGVLNDEEAQRYQRSAVSVEAPWALSGLGQLHDGIQDADRLICFGGA, encoded by the coding sequence ATGAAGTTCGCCATCGCGCTGTTTTCCGCCGCCCATGCGCCCTCCTCGCGCCGCGCCTTGCTGTTTGCCCAGGCTGCGCTCGCGGGTGGGCATGAAATCGTGCGGCTGTTTTTCTATCAGGACGGCGTTTATAACGCCGCCGGCAGTGTCGTCACGCCCCAGGATGAGCAGGACCTGCCCAAACAGTGGCGCGCGTTCGTCAGCGACAACCAGCTCGACGGCGTGGTGTGCATCGCAGCGGCATTGCGCCGTGGCGTGTTGAACGACGAAGAAGCCCAGCGCTACCAGCGTTCGGCGGTCAGTGTCGAAGCGCCCTGGGCCTTGTCCGGCCTGGGTCAGTTGCATGATGGAATCCAGGACGCCGACCGTCTGATCTGTTTTGGAGGCGCGTGA
- the tusC gene encoding sulfurtransferase complex subunit TusC has translation MAKSLLLISRQAPWSGPGAREALDIVLAGGAFDLPIGLLFLDDGVFQLAAGQNAKAVQQKDLSANLQALPMFGIEALFVCAQSAAERGIAADALALDDLTVLAAPDITALIDRYDQVITL, from the coding sequence ATGGCCAAGTCTTTGTTGCTCATCAGCCGCCAGGCCCCATGGTCCGGCCCCGGCGCCCGGGAGGCGCTGGACATCGTGCTGGCCGGCGGCGCGTTCGACCTGCCCATCGGCCTGCTGTTTCTCGATGACGGCGTGTTCCAGCTCGCCGCCGGCCAGAACGCCAAGGCCGTCCAGCAAAAAGACCTGAGCGCGAACTTGCAGGCGCTGCCCATGTTCGGCATCGAAGCGCTTTTTGTCTGTGCCCAGAGCGCCGCTGAACGCGGTATCGCCGCCGATGCGTTGGCATTGGACGACCTGACAGTGCTGGCCGCGCCGGACATCACTGCGCTTATTGACCGTTACGACCAGGTGATCACCCTCTGA